A genomic region of Glycine max cultivar Williams 82 chromosome 15, Glycine_max_v4.0, whole genome shotgun sequence contains the following coding sequences:
- the LOC100802657 gene encoding serine/threonine-protein phosphatase 4 regulatory subunit 3A isoform X3 has protein sequence MGAPEKSQTNTNPMQRVKVYRMNDDGKWDDKGTGHVTVDYLERLEELGLFVFDEEDNENILSHRISPDDIYRKQEDTIISWRDPEYAAELALSFQESGGCSYIWDNICNVQRSMHFNTLNSEAFNSVNSESRELPAVELSTLPLILKMVVESGNTDHLRLVELILSYQDFFGKLMDVFRVCEDLENMDGLHMIYKIVKGIILLNSTQIFERIFSDEFMMDIIGALEYDPEVSHVKHHRKFLKEHVIFKEAIPIKNTTVLSKIHQTYRVGFLKDVVLARVLDEATVANLNSIIHANNAIELFARLKSPATSPESKKNMVHFLHEFCSLSKSLQMVHQLRFFRDLMNEGVFDIVTDVLQSQDKKLVLTGTDILILFLNQDPNLLQSYVVQQEGITLLGLLVRGMITDFGDDMHCQFLEILRCLLDSCSLSGAQRDTIIDIFYEKHLGQLIEVITASCLSENVAHVNSKSIDRGLVKYQSGTKPEILSNICDLLCFCILHHPYRIKCNFLPNKVIDKILLLTRRREKYLVVGAVRFVRTILSRHDEHLVDHFVRSDLLKPIVDAFVANGNRYNLLHSAVLELFEYIRKENLKLLLKYIVDSFWDQLVKFEYLVSIHSLKVKYEQCLDNDGAKGTAIMIDLRRRLDERALEKEEEDYFNDSDEEDTTSASISHNQKVQQQQPALSNGVAASYSELSPRSGGLVDYDDDDDEDYRPPPKKKPEASEEDEGTMESLSRKRKLPSKNPELAKKLSKNSKSKDSVFAALCSTLSQAVLPGKKPSINVHTDPCREDNKEKEPNVSRNCCENSNATAEANHVEKETSAYRNFSDGLYGTSDNGQLGGEEHTLVSPKSSPEMAVNGS, from the exons ATGGGCGCGCCGGAGAAATCGCAGACCAACACCAATCCGATGCAG CGTGTCAAGGTCTACCGTATGAATGATGACGGGAAATGGGATGACAAGGGCACTGGGCATGTCACTGTTGATTATTTGGAG CGATTGGAAGAGCTgggtttatttgtttttgatgaaGAAGACAATGAAAACATACTTTCGCATCGCATCTCTCCTGATGATATTTATAGGAAACAAGAAG ATACAATTATCTCATGGAGAGATCCAGAATATGCTGCAGAACTGGCTCTTAGCTTTCAAGAATCTGGTGGTTGCTCTTACATATG GGACAATATTTGCAATGTGCAAAGGAGTATGCATTTTAATACTTTAAATA GTGAGGCATTTAACAGTGTAAACAGTGAGTCAAGGGAGTTGCCCGCTGTTGAATTGTCAACGCTTCCTTTGATTCTTAAG ATGGTGGTTGAGAGTGGCAATACAGATCATTTGCGTCTCGTGGAACTAATTTTAAGCTAT CAAGATTTTTTTGGGAAGCTCATGGATGTTTTTAGAGTTTGTGAAGACTTGGAAAATATGGATGGCCTTCACATGATTTACAAAATAGTCAAAGGGATCA TTTTGCTTAATAGTACACAAATTTTTGAGCGAATATTCAGTGATGAGTTTATGATGGACATTATTGGTGCCCTTGAGT ATGATCCAGAGGTTTCCCATGTTAAACATCACCGTAAATTCTTAAAGGAGCATGTTATTTTTAAGGAG GCCATACCTATTAAAAATACAACTGTATTATCAAAGATACATCAGACATATAGAGTTGGTTTTTTGAAG GATGTTGTTTTGGCTAGAGTATTGGATGAGGCTACTGTTGCAAATCTTAACTCCATAATACATGCAAACAATGCCATT GAATTGTTTGCTAGGTTAAAATCGCCCGCCACCTCTCCtgaatcaaagaaaaatatg GTTCATTTCTTGCACGAGTTTTGTAGTTTAAGCAAGAGCTTACAGATGGTACATCAGCTTCGGTTTTTTCG GGATCTGATGAATGAGGGCGTCTTTGACATCGTCACTGATGTCTTGCAAAGTCAAGACAAGAAGCTTGTTCTTACTGG CACAGATATCCTCATTCTCTTCTTGAATCAGGATCCTAATCTTCTGCAGTCTTATGTTGTTCAACAGGAGGGAATTACACTTCTTGGGCTATTG GTTAGAGGCATGATAACAGACTTTggagatgacatgcattgccaGTTTCTTGAGATTCTTCGCTGTCTATTAGACTCATGCTCATTGTCTGGAGCACag AGGGATAcaattattgacattttctaTGAGAAGCATCTGGGTCAACTGATTGAAGTGATAACAGCATCATGTCTTTCAGAAAATGTTGCTCATGTGAATAGTAAATCAATAGATCGTGGCCTAGTTAAGTATCAGAGTGGGACAAAGCCAGAGATACTATCAAACATATGTGACTTGCTATGCTTTTGTATCTTACACCACCCATACAGGATAAA GTGCAACTTTCTTCCTAATAAAgtaattgataaaattttgttactGACACGGAGAAGAGAGAAATACCTCGTTGTTGGCGCTGTTCGATTTGTTCGTACTATTCTATCACGTCAT GATGAGCATCTGGTAGATCATTTTGTTAGAAGTGACCTTCTCAAACCAATAGTAGACGCCTTTGTTGCTAATGGTAATCGCTACAATCTGCTCCATTCTGCTGTTCTTGAACTTTTCGAGTATATTCGTAAG GAGAATCTGAAATTATTGCTGAAGTATATAGTTGATTCTTTCTGGGACCAGttagtgaaatttgagtatttgGTTTCCATTCATTCACTGAAAGTAAAATATGAGCAG TGTTTGGATAATGATGGGGCAAAAGGTACTGCTATTATGATTGACCTTCGAAGACGACTTGATGAGCGTGCTCtggagaaagaagaggaagactACTTTAATGACAG TGACGAGGAGGATACAACCTCTGCGTCTATTTCACATAATCAGAAAGTGCAGCAACAACAACCCGCATTATCCAATGGTGTTGCTGCAAGCTACTCAGAGCTAAG TCCAAGGTCTGGTGGACTGGTTGactatgatgatgatgatgatgaagattacAGGCCTCCCCCAAAGAAGAAGCCAGAAGCTTCTGAAGAGGATGAAGGGACAATGGAGTCTCTCAGTCGGAAAAGAAAATTGCCTTCTAAGAACCCTGAGCTTGCAAAGAAGTTgtccaaaaattcaaaatcgAAAGATAGTGTTTTTGCTGCCTTGTGTTCAACATTGAGCCAGGCTGTGCTACCTGGTAAGAAACCTTCAATCAACGTTCATACCGATCCTTGTAGAGAAGACAATAAAGAAAAGGAACCAAATGTTTCTAGAAATTGCTGTGAGAATAGCAATGCAACAGCTGAAGCGAACCATGTAGAGAAAGAAACTTCTGCCTATAGAAATTTTTCTGATGGGCTGTACGGCACTTCAGATAATGGACAGTTGGGTGGTGAGGAACATACATTGGTTTCACCGAAATCCTCCCCAGAGATGGCCGTAAATGGATCTTAA
- the LOC100802657 gene encoding serine/threonine-protein phosphatase 4 regulatory subunit 3A isoform X2, with amino-acid sequence MGAPEKSQTNTNPMQRVKVYRMNDDGKWDDKGTGHVTVDYLERLEELGLFVFDEEDNENILSHRISPDDIYRKQEDTIISWRDPEYAAELALSFQESGGCSYIWDNICNVQRSMHFNTLNSEAFNSVNSESRELPAVELSTLPLILKMVVESGNTDHLRLVELILSYQDFFGKLMDVFRVCEDLENMDGLHMIYKIVKGIILLNSTQIFERIFSDEFMMDIIGALEYDPEVSHVKHHRKFLKEHVIFKEAIPIKNTTVLSKIHQTYRVGFLKDVVLARVLDEATVANLNSIIHANNAIVVSLLKDDNTFIQELFARLKSPATSPESKKNMVHFLHEFCSLSKSLQMVHQLRFFRDLMNEGVFDIVTDVLQSQDKKLVLTGTDILILFLNQDPNLLQSYVVQQEGITLLGLLVRGMITDFGDDMHCQFLEILRCLLDSCSLSGAQRDTIIDIFYEKHLGQLIEVITASCLSENVAHVNSKSIDRGLVKYQSGTKPEILSNICDLLCFCILHHPYRIKCNFLPNKVIDKILLLTRRREKYLVVGAVRFVRTILSRHDEHLVDHFVRSDLLKPIVDAFVANGNRYNLLHSAVLELFEYIRKENLKLLLKYIVDSFWDQLVKFEYLVSIHSLKVKYEQCLDNDGAKGTAIMIDLRRRLDERALEKEEEDYFNDSDEEDTTSASISHNQKVQQQQPALSNGVAASYSELSPRSGGLVDYDDDDDEDYRPPPKKKPEASEEDEGTMESLSRKRKLPSKNPELAKKLSKNSKSKDSVFAALCSTLSQAVLPGKKPSINVHTDPCREDNKEKEPNVSRNCCENSNATAEANHVEKETSAYRNFSDGLYGTSDNGQLGGEEHTLVSPKSSPEMAVNGS; translated from the exons ATGGGCGCGCCGGAGAAATCGCAGACCAACACCAATCCGATGCAG CGTGTCAAGGTCTACCGTATGAATGATGACGGGAAATGGGATGACAAGGGCACTGGGCATGTCACTGTTGATTATTTGGAG CGATTGGAAGAGCTgggtttatttgtttttgatgaaGAAGACAATGAAAACATACTTTCGCATCGCATCTCTCCTGATGATATTTATAGGAAACAAGAAG ATACAATTATCTCATGGAGAGATCCAGAATATGCTGCAGAACTGGCTCTTAGCTTTCAAGAATCTGGTGGTTGCTCTTACATATG GGACAATATTTGCAATGTGCAAAGGAGTATGCATTTTAATACTTTAAATA GTGAGGCATTTAACAGTGTAAACAGTGAGTCAAGGGAGTTGCCCGCTGTTGAATTGTCAACGCTTCCTTTGATTCTTAAG ATGGTGGTTGAGAGTGGCAATACAGATCATTTGCGTCTCGTGGAACTAATTTTAAGCTAT CAAGATTTTTTTGGGAAGCTCATGGATGTTTTTAGAGTTTGTGAAGACTTGGAAAATATGGATGGCCTTCACATGATTTACAAAATAGTCAAAGGGATCA TTTTGCTTAATAGTACACAAATTTTTGAGCGAATATTCAGTGATGAGTTTATGATGGACATTATTGGTGCCCTTGAGT ATGATCCAGAGGTTTCCCATGTTAAACATCACCGTAAATTCTTAAAGGAGCATGTTATTTTTAAGGAG GCCATACCTATTAAAAATACAACTGTATTATCAAAGATACATCAGACATATAGAGTTGGTTTTTTGAAG GATGTTGTTTTGGCTAGAGTATTGGATGAGGCTACTGTTGCAAATCTTAACTCCATAATACATGCAAACAATGCCATT GTTGTTTCTTTATTGAAGGATGACAATACATTTATCCAGGAATTGTTTGCTAGGTTAAAATCGCCCGCCACCTCTCCtgaatcaaagaaaaatatg GTTCATTTCTTGCACGAGTTTTGTAGTTTAAGCAAGAGCTTACAGATGGTACATCAGCTTCGGTTTTTTCG GGATCTGATGAATGAGGGCGTCTTTGACATCGTCACTGATGTCTTGCAAAGTCAAGACAAGAAGCTTGTTCTTACTGG CACAGATATCCTCATTCTCTTCTTGAATCAGGATCCTAATCTTCTGCAGTCTTATGTTGTTCAACAGGAGGGAATTACACTTCTTGGGCTATTG GTTAGAGGCATGATAACAGACTTTggagatgacatgcattgccaGTTTCTTGAGATTCTTCGCTGTCTATTAGACTCATGCTCATTGTCTGGAGCACag AGGGATAcaattattgacattttctaTGAGAAGCATCTGGGTCAACTGATTGAAGTGATAACAGCATCATGTCTTTCAGAAAATGTTGCTCATGTGAATAGTAAATCAATAGATCGTGGCCTAGTTAAGTATCAGAGTGGGACAAAGCCAGAGATACTATCAAACATATGTGACTTGCTATGCTTTTGTATCTTACACCACCCATACAGGATAAA GTGCAACTTTCTTCCTAATAAAgtaattgataaaattttgttactGACACGGAGAAGAGAGAAATACCTCGTTGTTGGCGCTGTTCGATTTGTTCGTACTATTCTATCACGTCAT GATGAGCATCTGGTAGATCATTTTGTTAGAAGTGACCTTCTCAAACCAATAGTAGACGCCTTTGTTGCTAATGGTAATCGCTACAATCTGCTCCATTCTGCTGTTCTTGAACTTTTCGAGTATATTCGTAAG GAGAATCTGAAATTATTGCTGAAGTATATAGTTGATTCTTTCTGGGACCAGttagtgaaatttgagtatttgGTTTCCATTCATTCACTGAAAGTAAAATATGAGCAG TGTTTGGATAATGATGGGGCAAAAGGTACTGCTATTATGATTGACCTTCGAAGACGACTTGATGAGCGTGCTCtggagaaagaagaggaagactACTTTAATGACAG TGACGAGGAGGATACAACCTCTGCGTCTATTTCACATAATCAGAAAGTGCAGCAACAACAACCCGCATTATCCAATGGTGTTGCTGCAAGCTACTCAGAGCTAAG TCCAAGGTCTGGTGGACTGGTTGactatgatgatgatgatgatgaagattacAGGCCTCCCCCAAAGAAGAAGCCAGAAGCTTCTGAAGAGGATGAAGGGACAATGGAGTCTCTCAGTCGGAAAAGAAAATTGCCTTCTAAGAACCCTGAGCTTGCAAAGAAGTTgtccaaaaattcaaaatcgAAAGATAGTGTTTTTGCTGCCTTGTGTTCAACATTGAGCCAGGCTGTGCTACCTGGTAAGAAACCTTCAATCAACGTTCATACCGATCCTTGTAGAGAAGACAATAAAGAAAAGGAACCAAATGTTTCTAGAAATTGCTGTGAGAATAGCAATGCAACAGCTGAAGCGAACCATGTAGAGAAAGAAACTTCTGCCTATAGAAATTTTTCTGATGGGCTGTACGGCACTTCAGATAATGGACAGTTGGGTGGTGAGGAACATACATTGGTTTCACCGAAATCCTCCCCAGAGATGGCCGTAAATGGATCTTAA
- the LOC100802657 gene encoding serine/threonine-protein phosphatase 4 regulatory subunit 3A isoform X1, which produces MGAPEKSQTNTNPMQRVKVYRMNDDGKWDDKGTGHVTVDYLERLEELGLFVFDEEDNENILSHRISPDDIYRKQEDTIISWRDPEYAAELALSFQESGGCSYIWDNICNVQRSMHFNTLNSEAFNSVNSESRELPAVELSTLPLILKMVVESGNTDHLRLVELILSYQDFFGKLMDVFRVCEDLENMDGLHMIYKIVKGIILLNSTQIFERIFSDEFMMDIIGALEYDPEVSHVKHHRKFLKEHVIFKEAIPIKNTTVLSKIHQTYRVGFLKDVVLARVLDEATVANLNSIIHANNAIVVSLLKDDNTFIQELFARLKSPATSPESKKNMVHFLHEFCSLSKSLQMVHQLRFFRDLMNEGVFDIVTDVLQSQDKKLVLTGTDILILFLNQDPNLLQSYVVQQEGITLLGLLVRGMITDFGDDMHCQFLEILRCLLDSCSLSGAQRDTIIDIFYEKHLGQLIEVITASCLSENVAHVNSKSIDRGLVKYQSGTKPEILSNICDLLCFCILHHPYRIKCNFLPNKVIDKILLLTRRREKYLVVGAVRFVRTILSRHDEHLVDHFVRSDLLKPIVDAFVANGNRYNLLHSAVLELFEYIRKENLKLLLKYIVDSFWDQLVKFEYLVSIHSLKVKYEQVFSNLYLPVLTQAHSSDSRLCACLQCLDNDGAKGTAIMIDLRRRLDERALEKEEEDYFNDSDEEDTTSASISHNQKVQQQQPALSNGVAASYSELSPRSGGLVDYDDDDDEDYRPPPKKKPEASEEDEGTMESLSRKRKLPSKNPELAKKLSKNSKSKDSVFAALCSTLSQAVLPGKKPSINVHTDPCREDNKEKEPNVSRNCCENSNATAEANHVEKETSAYRNFSDGLYGTSDNGQLGGEEHTLVSPKSSPEMAVNGS; this is translated from the exons ATGGGCGCGCCGGAGAAATCGCAGACCAACACCAATCCGATGCAG CGTGTCAAGGTCTACCGTATGAATGATGACGGGAAATGGGATGACAAGGGCACTGGGCATGTCACTGTTGATTATTTGGAG CGATTGGAAGAGCTgggtttatttgtttttgatgaaGAAGACAATGAAAACATACTTTCGCATCGCATCTCTCCTGATGATATTTATAGGAAACAAGAAG ATACAATTATCTCATGGAGAGATCCAGAATATGCTGCAGAACTGGCTCTTAGCTTTCAAGAATCTGGTGGTTGCTCTTACATATG GGACAATATTTGCAATGTGCAAAGGAGTATGCATTTTAATACTTTAAATA GTGAGGCATTTAACAGTGTAAACAGTGAGTCAAGGGAGTTGCCCGCTGTTGAATTGTCAACGCTTCCTTTGATTCTTAAG ATGGTGGTTGAGAGTGGCAATACAGATCATTTGCGTCTCGTGGAACTAATTTTAAGCTAT CAAGATTTTTTTGGGAAGCTCATGGATGTTTTTAGAGTTTGTGAAGACTTGGAAAATATGGATGGCCTTCACATGATTTACAAAATAGTCAAAGGGATCA TTTTGCTTAATAGTACACAAATTTTTGAGCGAATATTCAGTGATGAGTTTATGATGGACATTATTGGTGCCCTTGAGT ATGATCCAGAGGTTTCCCATGTTAAACATCACCGTAAATTCTTAAAGGAGCATGTTATTTTTAAGGAG GCCATACCTATTAAAAATACAACTGTATTATCAAAGATACATCAGACATATAGAGTTGGTTTTTTGAAG GATGTTGTTTTGGCTAGAGTATTGGATGAGGCTACTGTTGCAAATCTTAACTCCATAATACATGCAAACAATGCCATT GTTGTTTCTTTATTGAAGGATGACAATACATTTATCCAGGAATTGTTTGCTAGGTTAAAATCGCCCGCCACCTCTCCtgaatcaaagaaaaatatg GTTCATTTCTTGCACGAGTTTTGTAGTTTAAGCAAGAGCTTACAGATGGTACATCAGCTTCGGTTTTTTCG GGATCTGATGAATGAGGGCGTCTTTGACATCGTCACTGATGTCTTGCAAAGTCAAGACAAGAAGCTTGTTCTTACTGG CACAGATATCCTCATTCTCTTCTTGAATCAGGATCCTAATCTTCTGCAGTCTTATGTTGTTCAACAGGAGGGAATTACACTTCTTGGGCTATTG GTTAGAGGCATGATAACAGACTTTggagatgacatgcattgccaGTTTCTTGAGATTCTTCGCTGTCTATTAGACTCATGCTCATTGTCTGGAGCACag AGGGATAcaattattgacattttctaTGAGAAGCATCTGGGTCAACTGATTGAAGTGATAACAGCATCATGTCTTTCAGAAAATGTTGCTCATGTGAATAGTAAATCAATAGATCGTGGCCTAGTTAAGTATCAGAGTGGGACAAAGCCAGAGATACTATCAAACATATGTGACTTGCTATGCTTTTGTATCTTACACCACCCATACAGGATAAA GTGCAACTTTCTTCCTAATAAAgtaattgataaaattttgttactGACACGGAGAAGAGAGAAATACCTCGTTGTTGGCGCTGTTCGATTTGTTCGTACTATTCTATCACGTCAT GATGAGCATCTGGTAGATCATTTTGTTAGAAGTGACCTTCTCAAACCAATAGTAGACGCCTTTGTTGCTAATGGTAATCGCTACAATCTGCTCCATTCTGCTGTTCTTGAACTTTTCGAGTATATTCGTAAG GAGAATCTGAAATTATTGCTGAAGTATATAGTTGATTCTTTCTGGGACCAGttagtgaaatttgagtatttgGTTTCCATTCATTCACTGAAAGTAAAATATGAGCAGGTattttcaaacttatatttACCAGTCCTTACGCAAGCACATAGTTCTGACTCAAGATTATGTGCTTGCTTGCAGTGTTTGGATAATGATGGGGCAAAAGGTACTGCTATTATGATTGACCTTCGAAGACGACTTGATGAGCGTGCTCtggagaaagaagaggaagactACTTTAATGACAG TGACGAGGAGGATACAACCTCTGCGTCTATTTCACATAATCAGAAAGTGCAGCAACAACAACCCGCATTATCCAATGGTGTTGCTGCAAGCTACTCAGAGCTAAG TCCAAGGTCTGGTGGACTGGTTGactatgatgatgatgatgatgaagattacAGGCCTCCCCCAAAGAAGAAGCCAGAAGCTTCTGAAGAGGATGAAGGGACAATGGAGTCTCTCAGTCGGAAAAGAAAATTGCCTTCTAAGAACCCTGAGCTTGCAAAGAAGTTgtccaaaaattcaaaatcgAAAGATAGTGTTTTTGCTGCCTTGTGTTCAACATTGAGCCAGGCTGTGCTACCTGGTAAGAAACCTTCAATCAACGTTCATACCGATCCTTGTAGAGAAGACAATAAAGAAAAGGAACCAAATGTTTCTAGAAATTGCTGTGAGAATAGCAATGCAACAGCTGAAGCGAACCATGTAGAGAAAGAAACTTCTGCCTATAGAAATTTTTCTGATGGGCTGTACGGCACTTCAGATAATGGACAGTTGGGTGGTGAGGAACATACATTGGTTTCACCGAAATCCTCCCCAGAGATGGCCGTAAATGGATCTTAA
- the LOC100305849 gene encoding Outer envelope pore protein 16-2, chloroplastic-like, with translation MNLNTSSDLETRSLLDELCNFNKKGLLDLGHPLLNRIFESFVKAAGIGAVQAVSREAYFTAIDGTGADNSGGLPPEISSAKKNRLPGLKGETSNKSLEAMVKSTGKESLQWGVAAGLYSGLTYGLKEARGAHDWKNSAVAGAITGATLALTLEDSTHEQIVQCAITGAAISTAANLLTGIF, from the exons ATGAACCTGAACACGAGCAGTGACTTGGAGACTCGGTCTCTGCTTGATGAGCTTTGTAACTTTAATAAGAAGGGACTCTTAGACCTTGGACACCCTCTTCTCAATCGAATCTTTGAGAGCTTCGTCAAAGCTGCTGGA ATAGGAGCGGTTCAAGCTGTGTCCCGTGAGGCTTATTTCACAGCCATTGACG GTACCGGGGCTGATAATAGTGGAGGTTTGCCACCAGAAATTTCAAGCGCCAAGAAAAATCGTTTGCCAGGTCTTAAAG GAGAGACCAGTAACAAATCTCTTGAGGCCATG GTGAAGAGCACGGGCAAAGAGTCCTTACAGTGGG GAGTGGCTGCAGGATTGTATTCAGGTCTCACATATGGGCTAAAGGAAGCTCGTGGAGCTCATGACTGg AAAAACAGTGCAGTTGCTGGAGCAATCACTGGGGCGACCCTTGCACTTACATTGGAAGACTCCACTCATGAGCAGATTGTGCAATGTGCCATCACTGGAGCAGCTATCTCCACTGCTGCAAATCTTCTCACTGGAATTTTCTAA